In Bombus affinis isolate iyBomAffi1 chromosome 8, iyBomAffi1.2, whole genome shotgun sequence, the following proteins share a genomic window:
- the LOC126919157 gene encoding electrogenic sodium bicarbonate cotransporter 1 isoform X8 gives MQRSMDPEEISDSYDSSPWMQPGIGGGGGAAHVGGTGDDEAPKDPGVRITHQSYTEKDFEGHRAHTVYVGVHLPGERRHRRHHKHHHSQRQLGTSSTDKENVDNDRPRQLLMTRRSRLSNICDPDGEMILTPPAQRVQFILGEEVGDDAHESHPLFSEMEELVKDGDEMEWKETARWIKFEEDVEEGGNRWSKPHVATLSLHALFELRSLLLNGTVMLDMEAASLEQIADLVLDNMINKGSLPIEAREKVREALLVRHRHQHERRKDNNMSRLPIIRSLAEIGRNHSSSKNSDCTCGLHALLTSDLQERRDARDAYAPSVARSSSCPNSNTALLSKEAKDLKGPYLLVPVEESNSAPAIAGATSHGSGPALNAGSRFLAIPGNPGQEPGTNGMDRSPSSVSISRNHSSSALENGDANHKGNTHFMRKIPAGAEASNILVGEVDFLDKTLSAFIRLSQAGIMGDLTEVPVPTRFIFVLLGPTGGITGFHEIGRAMATLMSDEVFHDVAYKAKNRNHLLAGIDEFLDAVTVLPPGEWDPAIRIEPPAAIPSQDVRKRPKEEKPKEDLDDEADEQKLREESGLSRTGRLFGGLVNDIKRKVPFYFSDFKDALALQCVASFIFLYFACLSPIITFGGLLSEATGKNMAAMESLVSGFVCGIGYGFFSGQPLTILGSTGPVLVFETIVYEFCKKSDWNYMSFRFWIGSWITLILVILVAIDASAFVCYITRFTEENFATLIAFIFIYKAIENVLSIGKKYPINTHANEPFNYECWCKPPNGSLPSSYDNINWTALDQKTCQSYNGTLVGDGCNLPHYIPDVFLMSIILFMGTFLLSVELKDFKNALFFPSKVRQVVSDFAVIIAIFSMSTLDHFVNIPTPKLEVPEEFKPTLAGRGWMIWPFQSNPWWSAIVACLPALLGTILIFMDQQITAVIVNRKENKLKKGCGYHLDLFVLAILIEICSVMGLPWFVAATVLSINHVNSLKLESECAAPGEKPQFLGVREQRVTHILIFLMIGCSVLLTPMLRHIPMPVLFGVFLYMGVASLKGLQFFDRILIMLMPVKYQPDYMFLRQVPLKRVHLFTTIQLTCLACLWIIKSFSSTSILFPLMLVVMIGIRKSLDLLFTQRELKILDDVMPEPSRKHAEDLRQLESGEEQNESMGYGPSGNIQISLANGNIMKIPMASINISEEVNKTGIWQQVNEGNEKTKQVKLINAGKQKKHSKKENLLMADETTRLTTMTEEDEDDSGISIKT, from the exons ATGCAACGAAGTATGGACCCTGAGGAAATATCTGACAGCTATGATTCATC ACCGTGGATGCAGCCAGGTATCGGAGGCGGAGGTGGCGCGGCCCACGTAGGTGGGACAGGTGACGACGAGGCTCCGAAAGATCCCGGTGTTCGGATCACTCATCAATCTTACACCGAGAAAGACTTCGAAG GTCACAGAGCGCACACGGTATATGTGGGCGTGCATCTACCAGGCGAAAGGAGACATCGTCGTCATCACAAGCACCATCATTCTCAACGTCAGTTGGGAACAAGCAGTACCGATAAGGAGAATGTCGACAACGATAGGCCCA GACAATTGCTGATGACTCGAAGGAGTCGACTATCTAATATCTGCGATCCCGACGGCGAGATGATAC TTACGCCGCCAGCCCAGAGGGTGCAGTTTATTCTGGGCGAGGAAGTCGGGGACGATGCACACGAGTCCCACCCCCTCTTCTCCGAGATGGAGGAGCTCGTCAAGGATGGTGACGAGATGGAATGGAAGGAAACGGCCAG GTGGATTAAGTTCGAGGAAGACGTGGAGGAGGGTGGAAATAGGTGGAGCAAACCTCACGTAGCGACGCTCTCGCTACACGCTCTTTTCGAGCTAAGGAGCCTGCTGTTAAATGGAACTGTGATGTTGGACATGGAGGCGGCGAGTTTGGAACAAATCGCTGATTTGGTACTCGATAACATGATCAACAAGGGCTCCTTGCCGATCGAGGCGAGGGAAAAG GTCAGGGAAGCTCTTCTGGTGAGGCATCGGCATCAACATGAGAGACGCAAGGATAACAACATGTCCAGGCTACCAATTATCAGATCCTTGGCCGAAATAGGTCGAAATCATTCCTCTTCGAAGA ATTCCGACTGTACTTGTGGTTTGCATGCGTTGTTGACGTCAGATTTACAGGAGCGTCGCGACGCTAGGGACGCCTACGCTCCCTCCGTCGCTCGCAGTAGCAGTTGCCCAAATTCGAATACGGCTCTGCTTTCGAAAGAAGCGAAAGATCTGAAAGGACCGTACCTTCTAGTTCCAG TGGAGGAATCGAATTCTGCCCCGGCGATCGCCGGCGCTACAAGTCACGGCAGTGGGCCAGCGCTGAATGCCGGTAGCCGCTTCCTTGCCATACCCGGTAATCCCG GCCAAGAACCAGGCACCAACGGGATGGATCGAAGTCCAAGCAGCGTGTCAATTAGCCGAAATCACAGTTCGTCCGCCTTAGAAAACGGAGACGCAAATCACAAG GGTAATACTCATTTTATGCGGAAAATACCAGCTGGAGCCGAGGCGAGCAACATTCTCGTAGGAGAAGTCGATTTTTTAGATAAAACGCTGTCAGCCTTTATTCGGCTAAGCCAGGCGGGAATAATGGGTGACTTAACGGAAGTTCCTGTGCCAACAAGATTTATATTTGTCCTGCTCGGACCTACG GGTGGAATCACAGGTTTCCACGAGATTGGCCGTGCCATGGCTACGCTGATGTCCGACGAGGTCTTCCATGACGTAGCGTACAAGGCCAAGAACAGAAATCATCTGCTTGCAGGAATCGACGAGTTTTTGGACGCTGTTACGGTTCTACCGCCAGGAGAATGGGACCCTGCGATCAGAATAGAACCGCCTGCCGCTATTCCTTCGCAG GATGTAAGGAAGCGACCAAAAGAAGAGAAACCGAAGGAAGACCTAGACGACGAAGCAGACGAGCAAAAGTTGAGGGAAGAATCCGGTCTGTCGAGAACTGGCAGGCTTTTCGGTGGCTTGGTAAACGACATAAAGAGAAAAGTGCCGTTTTATTTTTCCGACTTCAAGGACGCGTTGGCCCTTCAATGCGTAGCCTCTTTTATCTTCCTGTATTTTGCCTGCCTCTCGCCTATAATTACATTCGGTGGTTTGCTGAGCGAAGCCACAGGCAAAAATATGGCCGCCATGGAGTCGCTCGTTTCCGGTTTCGTTTGCGGCATCGGATATGGATTTTTCTCCGGTCAACCTCTCACCATTCTCGGTTCCACCGGCCCGGTCTTAGTCTTCGAGACGATAGTCTACGAATTTTGCAA GAAATCAGATTGGAACTACATGTCGTTCCGCTTCTGGATCGGCTCGTGGATAACACTGATTCTGGTAATCCTCGTGGCGATCGACGCTAGCGCTTTCGTGTGCTACATCACGCGGTTCACGGAGGAAAACTTTGCCACTCTGATCGCATTTATCTTCATTTACAAG GCCATCGAAAACGTATTGTCCATCGGCAAAAAGTATCCTATAAATACTCATGCGAACGAACCGTTCAACTACGAGTGTTGGTGCAAGCCGCCGAATGGCAGCCTACCGTCTAGCTACGACAACATTAATTGGACGGCTCTCGATCAAAAAACATGCCAG AGTTACAACGGCACGCTGGTGGGCGATGGTTGCAACCTACCGCACTACATACCCGATGTGTTCCTCATGTCAATTATACTATTCATGGGCACATTCTTGCTATCCGTCGAGCTCAAAGATTTCAAGAACGCTCTCTTCTTTCCATCAAAG GTCAGACAGGTGGTCAGTGATTTTGCGGTGATCATCGCGATTTTTTCGATGAGCACGCTCGACCATTTCGTGAATATTCCAACGCCCAAGCTCGAAGTACCGGAGGAATTCAAGCCGACGTTGGCCGGTCGGGGATGGATGATCTGGCCTTTTCAAAGCAATCCATGGTGGAGCGCCATCGTCGCGTGTCTGCCAGCTCTCTTAGGCACTATACTGATTTTTATGGATCAACAAATTACAGCCGTGATAGTCAATAGGAAAGAGAACAAATTAAAG AAAGGATGCGGCTATCATTTGGATCTGTTCGTCCTTGCGATCCTGATAGAAATTTGCTCGGTGATGGGACTGCCCTGGTTCGTCGCGGCAACGGTGCTCTCGATCAATCACGTGAATTCGTTGAAACTGGAATCGGAATGTGCCGCGCCAGGTGAAAAACCGCAGTTCCTCGGTGTCCGCGAACAGCGTGTTACACACATTTTAATCTTTTTGATGATCGGCTGCTCGGTTCTGCTCACGCCAATGCTGAGACACATACCGATGCCGGTGCTGTTTGGAGTTTTCCTCTACATGGGAGTTGCTTCGTTGAAGGGACTTCAATTTTTCGACAGAATTTTAATCATGCTGATGCCGGTTAAATACCAACCTGACTATATGTTCCTTCGGCAG GTACCACTGAAACGCGTTCATCTGTTTACAACGATACAGTTGACTTGTTTAGCCTGCTTGTGGATTATCAAATCTTTCAGCAGCACCTCCATCCTGTTTCCTTTGATG TTGGTGGTGATGATCGGGATACGAAAGTCCTTAGACTTGTTGTTCACTCAACGCGAGTTAAAGATCTTGGACGACGTAATGCCGGAACCAAGCAGGAAACACGCCGAAGATCTACGACAACTGGAGAGCGGCGAG GAACAGAACGAGTCTATGGGATACGGACCGTCGGGAAACATACAGATTTCGTTAGCGAACGGCAACATTATGAAGATCCCAATGGCGAGCATCAATATCAGCGAAGAGGTGAATAAAACCGGGATTTGGCAACAAGTGAACGAAGGCAACGAGAAAACGAAACAAGTGAAACTTATCAA CGCGGGAAAGCAGAAGAAGCATTCGAAGAAGGAAAACCTGTTGATGGCTGACGAGACTACGAGGCTGACTACGATGACCGAAGAGGACGAAGATGACAGTGGAATCTCTATCAAG ACTTGA